A single window of Inediibacterium massiliense DNA harbors:
- the pxpB gene encoding 5-oxoprolinase subunit PxpB, with product MYEQTKFLMAGEKAVVVEFGNEISETINQKVRAMMIATKKMNIDGMIELIPTYRSLMVQYDPCKIDYETLLMKLQSIEKQLNEIDIPLPKVIEIPTLYGNEYGPDIQNVANHNHLSIEEVVNIHSSKEYLIYMLGFTPGFPYLGGMDEKIATPRLKEPRTKITGGSVGIAGSQTGIYPIDSPGGWQLIGRTPLKLYDAYRKEPILLEAGNYIKFVPINEEKYKKIEDEIKHNTYEYKIYSKERNESI from the coding sequence ATGTATGAACAAACCAAATTTTTGATGGCAGGAGAAAAAGCAGTAGTGGTAGAATTTGGTAATGAAATTTCAGAGACAATCAATCAAAAGGTAAGAGCCATGATGATTGCCACTAAAAAAATGAATATAGATGGAATGATAGAGTTAATCCCTACATATAGATCTTTAATGGTTCAGTATGACCCTTGTAAAATAGATTATGAAACTTTATTAATGAAACTTCAAAGTATAGAGAAACAATTAAATGAAATAGATATTCCACTTCCAAAAGTTATTGAAATTCCAACTCTTTATGGAAATGAATATGGCCCTGATATACAAAATGTAGCCAATCATAATCATTTGAGTATAGAGGAAGTTGTAAATATTCATTCCTCTAAGGAATACTTAATCTATATGTTAGGTTTTACACCAGGGTTTCCCTATTTAGGAGGAATGGATGAAAAAATTGCAACTCCAAGGCTAAAAGAGCCAAGAACAAAAATTACAGGAGGCTCTGTTGGAATTGCAGGAAGTCAAACAGGAATTTATCCTATAGATAGTCCTGGAGGTTGGCAGTTAATTGGAAGAACACCACTTAAATTATATGATGCTTATAGAAAAGAACCGATTTTATTAGAAGCAGGTAATTATATAAAATTTGTTCCTATAAATGAAGAAAAGTATAAAAAAATAGAAGATGAAATAAAACACAATACTTATGAATATAAGATCTATTCTAAAGAAAGGAATGAATCCATATGA
- a CDS encoding biotin-dependent carboxyltransferase family protein — protein sequence MSQIKIVHPGLLTTIQDEGRYGYQQFGVPVSGVMDDFAYRVGNILVGNEEKEAVLEVTMMGPTIEFEEEGILSITGGNLSPMMNGKSIAMWRSIYVKKGDTLSFGAVKSGCRSYIAFSGGMDIPMIMGSRSTYMKAKIGGLEGRALKSGDIVPLGVSKEKLKSFSSRILPSKYIPKYEKEIEVRVLLGPQEDVFTDEGIHTFLSKPYIVTNECDRMGFRLDGEEIEHINGGDIISDGINFGAIQIPGHGKPIIMMADRQSTGGYTKIANVISVDLYKIAQAKPMDQIMFKKVDIKEAQNLLKERKEKIEEIKKVTVSREIIRTKEYRLKVNGKSYEVKVEEIKV from the coding sequence ATGAGTCAAATAAAAATTGTTCATCCAGGACTTTTAACAACCATTCAAGATGAGGGAAGATATGGATATCAACAATTTGGTGTTCCTGTGTCAGGAGTAATGGATGATTTTGCTTATAGAGTAGGAAATATATTAGTAGGTAATGAAGAAAAAGAAGCAGTATTAGAAGTAACTATGATGGGACCTACTATAGAGTTTGAAGAAGAAGGGATTTTATCTATTACAGGAGGCAATTTATCTCCTATGATGAATGGAAAAAGTATTGCTATGTGGAGAAGTATTTATGTAAAAAAAGGAGATACATTATCCTTTGGAGCTGTGAAAAGTGGGTGTAGGAGTTATATTGCATTTAGTGGAGGCATGGATATTCCTATGATTATGGGAAGCCGATCTACTTATATGAAAGCAAAAATAGGAGGACTAGAAGGTAGAGCATTAAAATCAGGAGATATAGTACCTTTAGGTGTTTCCAAAGAAAAATTAAAGAGTTTTTCTAGTAGAATACTTCCTAGTAAATATATTCCTAAATATGAAAAAGAAATAGAAGTAAGAGTACTATTAGGCCCTCAAGAAGATGTTTTTACAGATGAAGGAATCCATACTTTTCTATCTAAGCCTTATATAGTAACCAATGAATGTGATCGTATGGGATTTCGATTAGACGGAGAAGAAATAGAGCATATAAATGGAGGAGACATTATATCTGATGGAATTAATTTTGGAGCCATACAAATTCCAGGTCATGGAAAACCAATTATTATGATGGCAGATCGACAAAGTACAGGGGGATATACTAAAATTGCAAATGTAATTTCTGTAGATCTTTATAAAATTGCTCAAGCAAAGCCAATGGATCAAATCATGTTTAAAAAAGTAGATATAAAAGAAGCACAAAATCTGTTGAAAGAAAGAAAAGAAAAAATAGAAGAAATAAAAAAAGTGACAGTTTCCCGGGAAATTATTCGAACAAAGGAATATAGACTGAAAGTAAATGGAAAATCTTATGAAGTAAAGGTAGAAGAAATAAAGGTATGA
- a CDS encoding ATP-dependent helicase, with the protein MYNSFFQMLQKNHNIQLNTQQKKAVLHKNGPALILAVPGSGKTTTLICRTAHLIFHHKIHPSHILSVTFSKASAKDMKKRFYDVFGNHIHSKVYFSTIHQLSLKIVNQYARKNNISYTIMEGNHSPIQKTILLKNIYEQFNHEKLTEEKLEALLSHISFVKNNMIDENDFSSYDFEINHFLEIYISYEKYKKKHGFIDFDDMLSLAFSILKKDKMLLHQYRNHYSYIQVDEAQDTSKIQHNIIYLLSSPHHNLFMVGDDDQSIYGFRGAHPKALLSFDEIYKGGKLFFLEKNYRSSEEVVCVSNDFIKKNTQRYEKNMYTQNQSYEPVQIIKTQDFFEQIQYIYKELKKPYEGTTAILYRSHVSSMALVDFLLKNNISFSIHGFQTSFFHHWLIKDLLSFFKVALNPYDLESFEKIYYKMNGYISKKSILSIKEYQRPISVFDNLLSEPDLKSFQIKNLKRLQKDFHTISSMKPYDALVFIEENLDYKKYLKNYCQRIRSSFDNTLLVLEQLKLISKNASSLIELIERLNELESFFIQNSKNKEKVSIYLSTVHGSKGLEFDRVYMIDLTDGQFPPKIPSDLSKEETITLIEEERRLFYVGMTRAKKNLSLMIPTFLDGSYQKSSPFVEELQSHLKTYSSSPKDFSSSHPIKSEKTIDHSFSIHMKIHHKFFGEGKILSIDQDTFQIDFKKFGVRCLSIGVCIEQGMIQ; encoded by the coding sequence TTGTACAATTCATTTTTTCAAATGCTACAAAAAAATCATAACATTCAACTAAATACTCAACAAAAAAAAGCTGTTCTTCACAAAAATGGTCCTGCTTTGATTTTAGCAGTTCCAGGAAGTGGAAAAACCACTACTCTCATTTGTAGAACAGCTCATTTAATTTTTCATCATAAAATTCATCCTTCCCATATCCTTTCTGTAACTTTTAGCAAAGCTTCTGCAAAAGATATGAAAAAAAGATTTTATGATGTTTTTGGAAATCATATTCATTCAAAAGTATATTTTTCTACTATTCATCAATTATCTTTAAAAATTGTCAATCAGTATGCTCGAAAAAATAATATTTCCTATACCATTATGGAAGGAAATCATAGTCCAATTCAAAAAACTATTCTTTTAAAAAATATTTATGAACAATTCAATCATGAAAAACTTACAGAAGAAAAACTTGAAGCCCTTTTAAGTCATATAAGCTTTGTAAAAAATAATATGATTGATGAAAATGATTTTTCTTCTTATGATTTTGAAATCAATCACTTTTTAGAAATCTATATTTCCTATGAAAAATACAAAAAAAAGCATGGTTTCATTGATTTTGATGACATGTTATCTCTAGCTTTTTCTATTTTGAAAAAAGACAAAATGCTTCTTCACCAATATAGAAATCATTATTCTTATATTCAAGTAGATGAAGCGCAAGATACTTCTAAAATCCAACATAATATTATCTATCTTTTATCGAGTCCTCATCATAATTTATTTATGGTAGGAGATGACGATCAATCTATTTATGGGTTTAGAGGAGCACATCCTAAAGCCTTGCTTTCCTTTGATGAAATTTATAAAGGTGGAAAATTATTTTTTTTAGAAAAAAATTATCGTTCCTCCGAAGAAGTAGTTTGTGTCAGTAATGATTTTATTAAAAAAAATACACAACGATATGAAAAAAATATGTATACTCAAAATCAATCTTATGAACCTGTACAAATCATAAAAACACAAGATTTTTTTGAACAAATCCAATATATTTACAAAGAATTAAAAAAACCTTATGAAGGAACTACTGCAATTCTTTATAGAAGCCATGTCTCTTCTATGGCTTTAGTAGATTTTCTTTTAAAAAATAATATTTCTTTTTCTATCCATGGATTTCAAACATCTTTTTTTCACCATTGGTTAATCAAAGATTTATTATCTTTTTTTAAAGTAGCACTTAACCCTTATGATTTAGAATCCTTTGAAAAAATTTATTATAAAATGAATGGATATATTTCAAAAAAATCAATTCTTTCTATAAAAGAATATCAAAGACCCATTTCTGTTTTTGATAACCTTTTAAGTGAACCTGATTTAAAGAGTTTTCAAATCAAAAATTTAAAAAGACTTCAAAAAGATTTTCACACTATATCTTCCATGAAACCCTATGATGCTCTTGTATTCATTGAAGAAAATCTTGATTATAAAAAATACTTAAAAAACTATTGTCAAAGAATCAGATCATCTTTTGATAATACATTATTGGTTCTTGAACAATTAAAGCTCATTAGCAAAAATGCTTCTTCTCTTATTGAATTGATAGAAAGATTAAATGAATTAGAATCCTTTTTTATTCAAAACTCTAAGAACAAGGAAAAAGTATCCATTTATCTTTCTACAGTTCATGGTTCTAAAGGATTAGAATTTGATCGGGTTTATATGATCGATCTTACAGATGGACAATTTCCGCCTAAAATTCCTTCTGATCTTTCAAAAGAAGAAACAATAACCCTTATAGAAGAAGAAAGAAGACTTTTTTATGTAGGTATGACTCGTGCAAAAAAAAATCTTTCATTGATGATTCCTACCTTTTTAGATGGAAGTTATCAAAAGAGTTCTCCTTTTGTAGAAGAACTCCAAAGTCATCTAAAAACATATAGTTCTTCTCCTAAAGATTTCTCTTCCTCTCATCCTATAAAATCAGAAAAGACCATAGACCATTCCTTTTCTATCCATATGAAAATTCATCATAAATTCTTTGGAGAAGGAAAAATCTTATCTATAGATCAAGATACTTTTCAAATAGATTTTAAAAAGTTTGGAGTACGCTGTCTATCTATTGGGGTGTGCATAGAACAAGGTATGATCCAATAA